A single Eleginops maclovinus isolate JMC-PN-2008 ecotype Puerto Natales chromosome 5, JC_Emac_rtc_rv5, whole genome shotgun sequence DNA region contains:
- the cabp4 gene encoding calcium-binding protein 4, which translates to MSGKSANGGPDSISSSAASTSSRGGRGAAAGRLPASRRFKNKALQLSLSKKFCSKSQSPSANGNGSGEEVEGRRNSKRSLSKSSAVAAAYISFLNKLFGQERALMPEELDELQVAFKEFDYDADGFIHYKDIADCMRTMGYMPTEMELIEIIQQIKMKWGGHVDFDDFCELMGPRMLAETAHMVGLKELRCAFKQFDCDGDGKITLDELKEGMKNLLGEKLKKGELEEILSDIDLNKDGSIDFDEFVMMLSAR; encoded by the exons ATGTCTGGGAAAAGTGCTAATGGAGGACCAGACAGTATATCATCCTCTGCTGCCAG CACGTCCTCTCGGGGGGGGAGGGGTGCAGCCGCTGGCAGACTGCCCGCTTCTCGGAGATTCAAAAACAAGGCTCTTCAGCTCAGCCTCTCCAAGAAATTCTG CTCAAAGTCACAGTCCCCCTCTGCCAATGGGAACGGTtcaggagaggaggtggagggacGTCGGAACAGTAAAAGAAGCCTCAGCAAGAGCTCAGCGGTGGCTGCTGCCTACATTTCCTTCCTCAATAAACTCTTTGGACAG GAGAGAGCGCTGATGCCGGAGGAGTTAGATG aGCTCCAGGTGGCCTTCAAGGAATTTGACTATGATGCGGATGGCTTCATCCATTACAAAGACATTGCAGACTGCATGAGGACCATGGGCTACATGCCTACAGAGATGGAGCTCATCGAGATCATCCAGCAAATTAAGATGAAAT GGGGCGGTCATGTAGACTTTGATGATTTCTGCGAGTTAATGGGgccaaggatgctggctgagaCTGCTCATATGGTCGGGCTGAAGGAGCTCCGCTGCGCCTTCAAACAA TTTGATTGTGACGGTGATGGAAAGATCACACTTGATGAGCTGAAGGAAGGCATGAAGAACCTCCTGGGGGAGAAGCTAAAGAAAGGCGAGCTGGAGGAGATCCTCAGCGACATCGACCTCAACAAAGATGGTAGCATTGACTTTGATG AGTTTGTGATGATGCTTTCTGCACGATGA